The genomic stretch AGTGCTTTGCAAACATTATGAAGTCCAGTGTGTATTGCTATTACAAAAACATAAGTGTGTAGGTCTTGATAATGAATAATTGAAGATGTGACAGAACAGATAACTGCTTACTGTGTTAACTATAGGGTCATCAACATACCAATACTGTCAAATTTAACAATTCTCAACACAATTTCGATCATGTAtgtgtatatctatctatctatatctatcataataaatatatatatatatatatatatatattatattcagcatttcataatttcatttaGCAAGgatcattaaattgatcaaaagttacaataaaggtttcaatttcaaataaatgctgttcttttgaattttctattcaaagaatcctgaaaaaaaaaaaaaaaaaaaggtatcatGGTTCTGAaagatcgtgtgacactgaagactggagtaatggctgatgaaaaatcagctttgctatcactggaataaactacattttaaaatatattcaaatagaaactagtcattttattttaaattaaaataatatttcacaacattactgtttttgctgtatttttgatcaaataaatgcagccttggagagcataacatttttaagaatcttaccgaccccaaacatttgaaccgTAATGCATATTTGTAGGAACTAAATTGTCTATACttcaaacaaattaataaatacatggtTATATTTTTCTAATATCAACTTAATACTGAAGCACCTATACTTTTGACATTAATTACCACATttctgttaataattttaactctTTCTTGTGTCTTGCAGTTGTCACTCCTTTACGGAATAAATTGAATGCCAATATGCATTTATGGTAAGCAAACTGATTATTAACTTCTGTTCCAATTCATGTTTTCCCAAGGAAGTTGAAAATGAGTAATGAGAAATCAAAGTGGATGTTGCATATTTCAATGCAAATTTGCTATTTCATGTGCATGCTGCAGACATTTTTCAGTTGATGTCTGTATTACAGCGTAAAATGAATGAGAAACCACATGGTGAGAATGTTTTGGCCCGGAACGTTGATTCTCACAGTGATATCCTGGATTTTTTGGGCAGTAATCACTGAACTGTATTCATTATACCATCATGACTTGACTGTATGTGTTTAATTAGTGCATGAGGGTCTGATTTCCTCCTCTCCTCATAGGAACCCTGACTGCAGTGTCCTACAGAATATGAAGGATGTGTTGGAGATAGAATTTCCATCTCCTACCACCCACGAAAAATCTGTACGTTGCATATTTTCGTCTCATACACTGCCACTTACAATTAGTTCCACAGCACCATCACATTTGAAGCTTGCAGTGTTCTTTTTTTCCACCtccttttctctttgtttttatCATCGGGAGAGGTGGGTACGGATTTCCTTTAATTGGGTTGTTTACAGATAAGATCATTACAATAACAAAGGTGGCAGAATCTTCGGCACTATCAAGAGCTGTTTAATCATAGCTCCGCCATTTATCTTTTTTCCTGTGTGCATTTTTTATGCTTTCTCTCTTTCAGCTTGCGGGTTGAAAGGCCGCAGTGTTTATTCACAGTCTGTACCGCAGATTAATGCTTGACCATCATTAACATTCTGAAGCGAGAAAAGTTTACTTGACCAGATGTTGAAATTTTTATCTTCCATCCTTTTAATGGATtgctcagaaaaaaagaaagaaaaagcatCTAATTATCTGAACAGCAATATGCAAACACAGAGAGTGGAGGAGAAGAGAGCAGAAGCACAGGAATGGGGGGACGTGTAAAGATTCTCTAGCCTGGCTGAGGCATCTTGCTAGGCAGGAGGATTGTGTGAAGTGGGGGTCAAGCACATATAGGGTTGATGAGTCCACCTGAGTCTCCTCACCCTGTGGGAACAAATATGAGCCGCCGTGCAGCAGTGAATTTCAAATACAGAATTTCAGATCAGACTCTGGGATACAAAATATGAGAGGTGTATAAGCCTTTCCTATAATCATTAACTGaacataaaaattctgtcattactcaccttcatgtgattacgttaatattaaacattcgCCCAGGAACACTCAGGTACATGACGTAAAattagaacagccttctgtctgtaCCGCCTTGACTTGTTTGCTCACTGTTTTGCTATTGTTGTCATGCTTAGACTCGTTCACtaaactgaacagccaatcagagttcttTCTCTCGCCAGGCAGTCCAACGTCGATTCTACACTCTGAATTggcccaaaaaaaaacaaaaaaaacaattgtgtCCGACTAGAGAaaacggtgcggaacacaccgggaaaacttagtcggccgacgctCAAAAACGGTCCGacgttggcttggtgtgtccagagcttaaaggattagttcattttcaaatgaaaattaccccaagctttactcaccctcaagccatcctaggtgtatatgattttcttctttctgatgaacacaattggagttatattaataaatatcctgacgcatccgagctttataatggcaatgagCAAGACcgacgagtatgaagctgaagaaagtgcctccatccatcataaacgtactccacacggctccagggggttaataaaggccttctgaacgaaccgatgcgtttgtgtaaaaaaaaaatatatatatatatatatatatttaacaagtaatgaagtaaaatatatagcttccgctagaccgccttccgtattcaacttacgaagaaagtgtataACTcaagcagttcaaaaagcttacgctacattctacaccttccctattcaacttacggaaaaagcttaactaaCGCAacaccagttccgttttttccgtaagtcgaatacggaaggcggtctggcggaagctagatattttacttcataacttaatatggatatttttcttacacaaatgcatcacttcagaaggccttttttaaccccccagagccgtgtggagtacgttcatgatggatggatgcggatggaggcactttcttcagtttcatactcgttggttatgctcactgccattataaagctcggatgcatcaggatatttattaatatatctccgattgtgttcatcagaaagaagaaagtcatatatagggctgggcgataaaacgataacgatatgtatcgcgatagacacgtgatcgatatcaataaaaaatgtgttcgataaaacgttcaatatttttttattcttcgtcggaagaaaacagaggttgcgaagcaagtctggttgcattaacaaaggcactcgctctctggtaacctagcaacgtagggagtgacatgctaacagccaatcatgtaacagtatcatgtttggttgcgccatatcattgtctcgtgctggtctgctggattcctcttcagtaaccggcgactgataagcagaaaatgagtgccgcagcgagcgaggaaattgtaaataaaagaggaaaagtcagctcgccagtatggcagttttttggatattataagtctgaccgtagtcagaccaatgtcgtctgcaaattatgcaagaccgtcgtccccgccaagactggtaataccacgaacttgatgtaccaccttagccgcgctcaccctttggagcacagccgtattcaaccaacaacatctgtagctgcaacaccgcacaacattttaattatttgagttttccatggttgttgacatttctgtcttaataactgaggggattatgatcagaggaaggttaagtttaaaataaaaatgtttaaatgtaatatatttttctcctggtccttattttaaatgggtcataaaaaatatcaataattatcgatatcgaccaatatgaaacactgatatcgtgatacagttttcagccatatcgcccagccctagtcatatacacctaggatggctgaagggtgagtaaaacttggggtaattttaaattggaaagtgaactaatcctttaagacttcttttttttttttactttactgaCAGCTTGAGTTGTACTACATGTGAAAGCTCATCTCATTTTCTGGTTGTGTACTCAAGAGTTTCAGTGTTGAATGTGGCATCTGCTACTCTTATCGACTTGAGTCAGACATTCCAGATCAGGTCTGCAATGACCCACGCTGCGGCCAGCCTTTCCATCAAGTGTGTCTTTATGAGGTAAGCCCTTTTTAGATTTagcaaaccaaacaaaaaaccCAGTTTAACAGTATTTCAAACAGAACAATCACATGACCATGCAAAAACTAATAAACAATTATCTAAAAGTGTATAATTTGTTAGTGTTTGTATGGTATTTATGGTATAtacttttattgatttatttgtcTTCACAGTGGCTGAGAGGTCTGCCCACCAGTCGCCAAAGCTTCAATATTGTGTTTGGAGAATGTCCTTACTGCAGTAAGGTAACACAACTCTATCACACAAATATAGCaaagaaaataactttatttaaatgcacaaataaatttaataaaatatattgacaTTTATAGTGCAAAAATGCTGATTGATTTATACATACATTCTTTCAGCCCATCACTGTGAAAATGATCACAGGAAACGCTTAACAACAGTCTGTTCCTTCAGAGCAAAGGTCATGTGGCGTTACGGCTCCAGTAAGGATAACACCAACAACCAACAACAGTTAATATCATAACAAGAAGGAAGATCAGCATTATTTTAATGGGCCATTTAccctgattttttgattttccaAAGCCATTTCTGTGATGGTACCGAGTCCATTCATCTTCCAATCCACAAACATCACTTTCCCAGTGatctccatcatcatcatcataagtTTCCTCCCACTGATTTTGATGCCGGCTGTGTTTCCTGGTGTAGTTCCTCCAGTAGTCGACTTCACTGCTGGGTACTGCATAGTCATCATTTAGTGTTCGAGTGTGTTTTTGCTGGTTCAGATAGTGACGGTTTTGTTTTCCCCTCATGGTCATCCAGGTCTTGCCCTCATAAACATCCGCGTTCCTTTTTTTCCTGTGTTGTTGGAGCAAATTTTATCTTTTCACATTATAAGAAATATAAATGAGAGGGCTGATATTGGATCTGTTAATGCACTTTTGTATCAAACAATAAACATTGCAAAGCATATTTGTATTTCCTAAGAACATTGATCAATTTGAAGTGAATGATTGACTGTGGTCTATTTGTCATTTGGCCTGTGCTTTGCTGTTGGTTTTACTTGTTCGTGTTCTTGTCTCTGCCGTGCTCCTGCTCTTGTTCTAGGATGAACTCGTGGAGGGAGGGGCTCATCTTCATCACTGAGGTCCTCATCACTTTCTTCAGGCATAGACTTTTGCCTATCACTTCTTTTTGCAGCCATGTCAGCTTTATTTGGTCTCTGTAAAGATGACACcaacaaataatttaaatgagaGTGTATGATAacactatatacatatatatacaaggACTTCCAAATATGATGATCCCTTTGTGAGACACCCTCTTCCTAATATATATAATGGCAactatactaccattcaaaagtttgaggtcagtaaagtgacagtaatgacatttataatgtaacaaaaggtttttatttcaaataaatgatgttcttttgaacttttcaacactgataatcaataatgtttcctgagcaccacatgagcatattagagtgatttctgaaagttcatgtgacactgaagactagagtaatggctgctgaaaattcagctttgccatcacaggaataaattgcatattaaattatattcaaacagttattttaaatactaaTAAGATTtagcaataattatttttttttactgtattttttatcaaaactTTAGGGAGCATACAAGAGTTCTTccaaagacattaaaaaaatcctactgaccccaaacctttgaacagtaatgtatatattttcatgtttaaatgcCCATTTATACTGTGTGAAAAATATGTTGgatttctgaattaaaaatttgactttaaaactgatttttaaaatattatctgaAGAATATAGACTTTTACATAAGATACACTGTCAACTTCACACAATCTACTAACAATGTATAAACTGAAATATCTTAGTTTTATttcttatattatttttgtagtttgtATTTATGCTTTAGCTATTTATTAATTGCTTTAGCTTTTATacagtaaagtttttttttttttgtcaaaaataaagtaaaaaaaaaaaataaccaaacctttaaaaaaaatgcgcCCCACATCATCTAGCCAACAAGAACCATTATTCAGTTGTTTTTTGAATAAAACCTGCTTGTGTGTCTCTCGTTTGATCTTGCTCCAGACTTTGTTGGGTGTTGACCCGCCCAACCCTTCCTCATCATCTTCCTCTGCTGTCACCACAGGCTTAGATCTGGCTGGTTTTCTGTCAGTAATCTTGGGTTGGCTTGCAGCCTGTGGAAGGTAAAGTTAAATTAGATGACAGGAATTTACTTGCTTTTGTCTCTGAGCATTCacgagagagtgaaagagagcaCTAAATGTTCCCTCCCTGACCTGGATCCTTAGAGGAGAGGACCTGCCCTGATTAATGGCATCTACTGCTCTCCCTAAGGTGGCAACTGTCCAAACTAAATTTGGCCACAGATCACCAGCGAGGTCAGCTGTAGGCAAAATAAACTCCAGGAGTGTTGGAGTGACACAAGGAGCTGCTGGCCTCACGCTGCCTGACGTGGTTTCAGGAGAGCTGAGACACGAGGGGGACATTGATGATGTTGTTTTAGCTTTTATTCAAAGGAACTGAAGCTACACAGTCTAGAAAGAGATGAACAGAACCACAGAGAAAAATACAACTACAAAGAAAAGGGGATTCAAATCTTAATGCCCTTGCTGTTGACACTGATGCTTTCCATCTGTGCTAAAGATAGGGTGGTCAAGGTCAGAGGAAAAAGACTCTGCACACTGCTTTGTAAGAACTTTCCATACATCCATGTAAAACATACATTGATACCGCAACCATCACACAAACTACCTGTGCAAAAAGGAACACCAATGTGCTCACTGAAGAAACGATCAAATCCTATAAACTTTGAATTGGCAGTCCCAATCTAGATTTAGCAACATCAAAACATATTGTCCTGTAGTCTTCCTCAACAGATTCATGACCTAATGCATCTCAGGGAAACACATTCTTAGTTAAACACTAGTCAAGTGCACCAGGGAAGCTTCTACATCTGGTTCAGGAAGTCACATATTCAAGTCGGAAACAAAGAAATAGTCAAAACAATGAACGACGATGTTGTGCACCACTGAAACTTGAATTGCAGAATTTCACATTTAAGGAAGCATAGTAAAGGTTTTATAGGCCTTGAAAAAAGGATATAGcctatttaattaatatatttcacTGTAATTAGTTAACTTTCATGTTATGGACCAGGATGGAACAACACTTAATTTCCCACAATGCCGCTATTTGCCATTATTAGGGCAAAAGATTTCCCCATGTAGATTTCGCATCGGGTTCAAGTTGGTGAAGGGAATTCActgaggtgatcaaaggaaagCTGCTTAGTTTGAAAGTAACTTCTGTCTGAGCTGTGCTTTAAATGTTGTTATACTACTGGCTATGGGCAACTGTTGACTATGAAATTTTATTGCAAGCATCATTTCACAGAATTTCTTAGTTCATTATTGTgcacatatattttataattacttttttcttatatttaaattatttgtatgattcttgctttatttataaaacacttGAAAAGGCAAATGTCaagctaaaaatgtaaaactgagATGTTTTCTGCAGGGTGTCCACAGTATGCAGAATGGTTTCAATATCAAGGAACAAGGAGAGTAAATTACACCCTAAACACTGAGGGTATTTACCAACCCTTCACCAAATCCTCAACACTGAGCCTTCTCTATTGAACCACAGATCAAACTGCTGGACAGCTCCACATAAAAATGAGAGGCAATTCTAACTGGCGATCTTTTGGCCTCTGAAAAATGTGTGTATTCAACAGCCCCAAATTGGGTTGCTCGGGTGTTCGTAAAGTTCAGCGGTTCAAGTTGGCAGTGATCAACTGTGAAGTGATTCCAGAGGAATTAAGGTCTCTCCACTCCAGACCTCTTGAGAGCCAATAAGCCTTTTGGCAAGGTCAGCAAAGGTTAACCTACGACACCACGGTCAAGATTCACCAGCTCATTCTCTTTATAGAGGAAAAGTGCCATTCTTGTCTCTCGCCAGTGTAATAGAGTGCAGGAATCCAGTGTGGTGTATTTTATGCAGTTAGATTCTGAATGTGCATATAGACGTTGAAATACAAGTTGAATGCAATAAATAAGAGCGCTTTAATTAAATAGCTCTCTTGTATTGTTTTGACACTGCATTGAGCTGTGGCCCCAGGCTGATGGCCTTCAGTAACTCTGAGTCTGTCACCACTGTGTAAAtctccttttttttcccctcatctGCACCACTCCGGTCCAACTCAACACCGCCAATAGGCCAGTCAGACGGCTCTGAGCAGGAGTGGGAGTCATTGTAGCTGGGAAAGGGTCAGAGGAGGGTTCCCAAACCTGAGCATCTCCTTCTCTCTCCCAGACAGATAAATCTGCCGCAGCCCACAGGCTGCTCAGAATGCTCCAGCCCCAGCTCATATGGTCTCTATTAAGTCTACTGGgctgctgtgccaaagcatttCACACTCACCCTTTGTGTGGTTGGCCTGGACATCTCTAACGCCCTTGGCCTGGAGAGGTCCAATGGACCCTGTGGCCTGGCCGCTGACAGAACCATTCTGAGTGCCTGGTAGTCTGGCTTTTCATTGTAGTCAAGGTTTTTCACGCTGGACAGGAACCTGGCTATTTCTGCAAGGgatcagaaagaaagacatctgAATATGCAAAACTGAAAATtgtatcatcatttactcaccctcatgtcaatcTGGCAGAtgaaaagtagttatttttacTAATTCTGGCATATTTACATGGTGTATTTTATACAACAATGTTCATGAATATGCATGGTCCCTACcaaataaaccaataaataaaaaaaataaaaaaataaatctagaCTTTCTGTCTGCAGTGGAATGCATgagatattctgaagaacatTTCAGTTGTTATTGTTCAAACAATGAAAGTTTTCAAGTATCATGAAATTAATCCATGCAACTCAAATGGTATACTGTAATTCTTCCAATGGAACACGAACACTTTGTATGATAACCAGATCAAAATGTAAGCCTTTATTCACTTTCAAATATCAAAACCCATGTATTTGTAACCCAAATATTTCACACTATCTTAATGTTTTTGACTTTCATAATATGGACAAAACcagctgaaacattcttcaaaatatcatcttttgtgtttcgCAGAAGAAAGAAGCATATataagtttggaacgacatgagtgtgaggaaattatgacagaatgttcattccTGGGTGGACTATGCCattaacacacaaaaaaaaaatcagatgttGAGCATTACATTTTTTCGAAACACCTCATCATGTAGAGCAGGGGTCCTCAAATAGTGGACCATTGTCCTGTTTCGGACCCTGGCTTGGTTCCAGCTGCACTGTGAGACAAAGCGTGTCAAAACAACAAAGCGGTACACACCACAAGCACTCAGGGTCATTTATGGTAATGGTCTTTCGGCGCTatatcttttaatatttttatctagAGCCAAATGCACTTCATTCAAGCCCTTTCCGTTCCATGCACATTGCTTCCCTCCCCGCTAAAGACGCTAGGAAGAAAATCTAGAGACAGGACCTCTTGGAACTTTAATTGAATATCCTTGATGTAGAGAATCCCAAATGTGTCCTTTTTGGGAAACTACACAAGTGGGGACTACTGTGGAGATGGACTGTGGTTGAGTATTTGTATAATTTGCAGATAAACACCAACTGAGCTGGTCTGCATGTTTAATGTTGATGCATCCTGCTGTTGACCTAGATGCTTACTGAACACACTCGCAAATGTCCGGCCAAGTGACAACCCACATCTGCAGACTTCATTTTCATTCCAAAGGGAACAAAAATCACATCTTCCTAACAAATGGACAGTGGCAGGAGCACAATGTAGTGGGGCCTCTCCGTTCATACGAGAACACAAATGTGTGTCTAATATGGGCACCTTCCATTCTTCACTGTAATAAATATGCTGGATGCAGTGCTATGTGGCTGAATGTATACCACATGCGCAGCCTTGATGCATGTTAGAGGTCTTATCTTTCTGGTCCAGCTGCAGCCAGCCTCTCAAGGTTGGGGGAATAAGGCCTCATCATAATCATAGATCACAAAGCCCCCTTTCAGAAGACGCACGTGCCCTCGCTCCCT from Ctenopharyngodon idella isolate HZGC_01 chromosome 13, HZGC01, whole genome shotgun sequence encodes the following:
- the vrk2 gene encoding serine/threonine-protein kinase VRK2 isoform X3, with the translated sequence MAPKKYKLPHPLPEGCILTDSEKKNWRIGKIIGKGGFGLIYLASRDVNVPVRDDTDFVIKVEYHENGPLFSELKFYQRAAKPDTMNKWKKSKQLEFLGIPTYWGSGLAENNGTRYRFMVMDRLGTDLQKVFMENGGQLKKPTVLQLGVLMLDVLEYIHDNEYVHADIKAANLLLGHKDPSKVYLADYGLSYRYCPNGEHKEYKENPKKGHNGTIEYTSIDAHKGVAASRRGDLEVLGYCLLHWQCGTLPWLSSLRNPAEVQEAKAKLMSNLPDSVLNMSTSGSSTEIARFLSSVKNLDYNEKPDYQALRMVLSAARPQGPLDLSRPRALEMSRPTTQRAASQPKITDRKPARSKPVVTAEEDDEEGLGGSTPNKVWSKIKRETHKQRPNKADMAAKRSDRQKSMPEESDEDLSDEDEPLPPRVHPRTRAGARQRQEHEQEKRNADVYEGKTWMTMRGKQNRHYLNQQKHTRTLNDDYAVPSSEVDYWRNYTRKHSRHQNQWEETYDDDDGDHWESDVCGLEDEWTRYHHRNGFGKSKNQGKWPIKIMLIFLLVMILTVVGCWCYPYWSRNAT